One Luteibacter sp. 9135 DNA segment encodes these proteins:
- a CDS encoding acyltransferase family protein — MTQAGKGAFSWLAGETADRGNFSRLMQELAMQSRNQPYEPAFDHIRAFAAVLILCYHSFQHMSGFMTHGSGFQESDRVLTHNPLFALLLEGHTAVGLFIVLSGFLFTRSAIGKHVDYRSFVRNRILRIYPLYLLLVVVVLATNPQLTLQSLVLVILPTGYMPAVQSMGVVGSLFWAVGVEFQFYLIFPFLMRMLETRGIRPLLALIAFAILIRYGMTYQGANIRDISYWTSVGRIDQFLIGMMAAKLCVDRPALAARFGWFFVPSVLVVLAVIYGFHALGGWPSVASWKGVWPTIEGLVWAMFICAYVPVAKRIPQLLSRGLSRIGEVSYSTYLLHVSILIVIGANGWFLRPTGVLKFDVLVTTLVVVLPVVLAVSALSYYAVEKPFLGMRAKYTTPRDESVGI; from the coding sequence TTGACACAGGCTGGCAAGGGGGCTTTTTCTTGGCTGGCTGGCGAAACGGCCGACAGAGGTAATTTCTCACGGCTCATGCAAGAATTGGCCATGCAGAGCCGAAACCAGCCCTACGAGCCCGCTTTCGATCATATTCGCGCCTTTGCCGCGGTACTGATCCTTTGTTACCACTCGTTCCAGCACATGAGCGGATTCATGACCCACGGCAGTGGGTTCCAGGAATCCGACAGGGTTCTCACGCACAATCCGCTGTTTGCGCTGTTGCTGGAAGGCCACACGGCGGTCGGGCTGTTCATCGTCCTGAGCGGCTTTCTTTTCACGCGAAGCGCCATCGGCAAACACGTCGACTACCGCAGCTTCGTGCGCAATCGCATCCTCAGGATCTACCCGCTCTACCTGTTGCTGGTGGTCGTCGTGCTGGCGACCAATCCGCAGCTGACCCTGCAGTCCCTCGTGCTCGTGATCCTGCCGACCGGCTACATGCCGGCGGTGCAGTCGATGGGGGTGGTGGGGTCGCTGTTCTGGGCGGTCGGCGTCGAGTTCCAGTTCTACCTCATCTTCCCCTTCCTGATGCGCATGCTGGAAACGCGGGGCATCCGGCCACTCCTCGCACTGATCGCGTTCGCCATCCTGATCAGGTACGGCATGACGTACCAGGGCGCGAACATTCGCGATATTTCGTATTGGACCAGCGTAGGTCGTATCGACCAGTTTCTCATCGGCATGATGGCGGCCAAGCTGTGCGTCGACAGGCCGGCGCTGGCTGCCCGGTTCGGCTGGTTTTTCGTACCCAGCGTGCTGGTCGTGCTCGCCGTGATCTACGGTTTCCATGCACTCGGCGGTTGGCCGTCGGTCGCAAGCTGGAAGGGCGTGTGGCCGACCATCGAGGGGCTAGTCTGGGCGATGTTCATCTGTGCCTACGTACCCGTGGCGAAGCGGATACCGCAGCTGCTTTCCCGTGGCCTGTCGCGCATCGGGGAGGTCAGCTACAGCACCTACCTGCTGCATGTGTCGATCCTGATCGTCATCGGTGCCAACGGGTGGTTCCTCCGCCCGACCGGCGTTCTCAAATTCGATGTACTGGTCACCACGCTGGTGGTAGTGCTTCCCGTCGTGTTGGCTGTTTCGGCACTTTCGTACTATGCGGTCGAGAAGCCGTTCCTTGGCATGCGGGCGAAATACACCACGCCGCGGGATGAATCCGTTGGGATATAG
- a CDS encoding DUF4398 domain-containing protein: protein MKRSTLLASALAFALAAGSAMAATDDLDIRRLNSSLDQLSSDPVLGSYAQAEQARAREAINQMGQFRPKDKEHAHYLYVAERRVDIAKAMAQYQDAQAKSAQLDREHDAILLEASRLDAEMARRQLEQQRAQNQMIQEEAARLQQQGVEYSQALDQAKAEGDKARQVAAAQAKVANAAKKQAALAEAAARAMRDMNSSDGGAPAPAPKKTKKSNGN, encoded by the coding sequence ATGAAGCGTTCCACCCTTCTTGCCTCGGCCCTTGCCTTCGCGCTCGCGGCCGGCAGCGCCATGGCCGCCACGGACGACCTGGACATCCGTCGTCTCAATTCCAGCCTGGACCAACTCTCCTCCGACCCCGTGCTGGGCAGCTATGCGCAGGCCGAGCAGGCGCGCGCCCGCGAGGCCATCAACCAGATGGGCCAGTTCCGTCCCAAGGACAAGGAACACGCCCATTACCTCTACGTGGCCGAGCGCCGCGTGGACATTGCCAAGGCCATGGCTCAGTACCAGGACGCCCAGGCCAAGAGCGCCCAACTCGACCGTGAGCACGATGCCATCCTGCTGGAGGCGAGCCGGCTGGATGCCGAGATGGCCCGCCGCCAGCTCGAGCAGCAGCGCGCCCAGAACCAGATGATCCAGGAAGAGGCCGCCCGCCTGCAGCAGCAGGGCGTGGAGTACTCCCAGGCGCTGGACCAGGCCAAGGCCGAGGGTGACAAGGCCAGGCAGGTCGCTGCGGCGCAGGCCAAAGTGGCCAACGCGGCCAAGAAGCAGGCCGCACTGGCCGAGGCGGCCGCACGTGCCATGCGCGACATGAACTCCTCCGACGGCGGTGCGCCAGCACCGGCCCCGAAGAAGACCAAAAAGTCGAACGGCAACTAA
- the tkt gene encoding transketolase, translating to MTTRRERANAIRALAMDGVQAANSGHPGMPMGMADIAEVLWGDFLHHNPTNPHWPNRDRFVLSNGHGSMLQYALLHLTGYDLGIEDLKHFRQLGYRTAGHPEYHHTPGVETTTGPLGQGLANAVGFAIAEEVLAARFNRPGHDIVDHHTFVFAGDGCLMEGISHEVCSLAGTLKLGKLVAIYDDNGISIDGEVHDWFTDNTAERFRAYGWNVVVGDDDKPVDGHDGEAIKKAIAAATSQHEKPSLIICKTVIGFGSPNKEGKESSHGAALGADEVKLTRERLGWNYGPFEIPQDIYDSWSAKDTGAQSEKAWNEKFDAYAKAFPELAAEFKRRTSGELPGNWKKDSDAYIAKLQAEGPVVASRKASQMALDAFGPLLPELIGGSADLAPSNLTIWKGSKNIADGGEQGNYIHYGVREFGMSAISNGIALHGGFVPYDATFLVFSDYARNAVRMSCLIPAHAIHVYTHDSIGLGEDGPTHQPVEHLGSLRLIPNNRVWRPADAVESAVSWQQAIERKGNPSCLIFSRQNLKHNPRTEEQVANIAKGGYVLWESSEKFKAIIIATGSEVGLAVEAAQALGDQGIPVRVVSMPCTEEFDAQPAEYREGVLPSWCRARVAVEAASVDFWGKYVGLDGTTVGMTTFGASGPIDKLYEHFGITTTAVVDAVKRVTK from the coding sequence ATGACGACACGCCGCGAACGCGCAAACGCGATCCGCGCCCTGGCCATGGACGGTGTCCAAGCCGCCAATTCGGGCCATCCGGGCATGCCGATGGGCATGGCCGACATCGCGGAGGTACTGTGGGGCGACTTCCTCCACCACAACCCGACCAACCCGCACTGGCCCAACCGCGACCGCTTCGTCCTGTCCAACGGCCACGGCTCCATGCTGCAGTACGCCCTGCTGCACCTGACCGGCTACGACCTCGGCATCGAAGACCTGAAGCACTTCCGTCAGCTCGGGTACCGCACCGCGGGCCACCCGGAATACCACCATACGCCCGGCGTGGAGACCACCACCGGTCCACTCGGCCAGGGCCTCGCGAACGCCGTGGGCTTCGCGATCGCGGAGGAAGTCCTCGCCGCGCGCTTCAATCGCCCCGGTCATGACATCGTCGACCATCACACCTTCGTGTTCGCTGGCGACGGCTGCCTCATGGAAGGCATCTCGCACGAGGTCTGCTCGCTGGCCGGCACGCTGAAGCTCGGCAAGCTGGTGGCGATCTACGACGACAACGGCATCTCGATCGACGGCGAAGTGCATGACTGGTTCACCGACAACACCGCCGAGCGCTTCCGCGCTTACGGCTGGAACGTCGTGGTGGGCGATGACGACAAGCCGGTCGACGGCCACGACGGCGAGGCCATCAAGAAGGCCATCGCCGCGGCCACGTCGCAGCACGAAAAGCCCTCACTGATCATCTGCAAGACCGTGATCGGCTTCGGTTCGCCCAATAAGGAAGGCAAGGAGTCCTCGCACGGCGCAGCCCTGGGCGCGGACGAGGTCAAGCTGACGCGTGAGCGCCTGGGCTGGAACTACGGCCCGTTCGAGATCCCGCAGGACATCTACGATTCGTGGTCCGCCAAGGACACCGGTGCGCAGAGCGAAAAGGCCTGGAACGAGAAGTTCGATGCCTACGCCAAGGCCTTCCCGGAACTGGCGGCCGAGTTCAAGCGCCGCACCTCGGGGGAGCTGCCGGGCAACTGGAAGAAGGATTCCGACGCCTACATCGCCAAGCTGCAGGCCGAGGGTCCCGTGGTTGCCTCGCGCAAGGCGTCGCAGATGGCGCTGGACGCCTTCGGCCCGCTGCTGCCCGAACTGATCGGCGGCTCCGCCGACCTGGCGCCGTCCAACCTGACCATCTGGAAGGGCTCGAAGAACATCGCCGATGGCGGTGAGCAGGGCAATTACATCCATTACGGCGTGCGCGAGTTCGGCATGTCGGCCATTTCCAACGGTATCGCCCTGCATGGCGGCTTCGTGCCGTACGACGCAACGTTCCTGGTGTTCTCCGACTACGCGCGCAATGCCGTGCGCATGTCGTGCCTGATCCCGGCCCACGCCATCCACGTCTACACGCACGATTCGATCGGCCTGGGCGAAGACGGCCCGACCCACCAGCCGGTGGAGCACCTGGGCTCGCTGCGCCTGATCCCGAACAACCGGGTGTGGCGCCCGGCCGATGCCGTGGAGTCGGCGGTGTCGTGGCAGCAGGCCATCGAGCGCAAGGGCAACCCCTCGTGCCTGATCTTTTCGCGGCAGAACCTCAAGCACAATCCGCGCACGGAAGAGCAGGTGGCCAACATCGCCAAGGGCGGCTATGTGCTCTGGGAATCGTCGGAGAAGTTCAAGGCGATCATCATCGCTACGGGCTCGGAAGTCGGCCTGGCCGTCGAGGCCGCCCAGGCCCTGGGCGATCAGGGCATCCCGGTGCGCGTCGTGTCCATGCCGTGCACCGAGGAATTCGATGCCCAGCCGGCCGAATACCGTGAAGGCGTGCTGCCCTCGTGGTGCCGAGCGCGCGTGGCGGTCGAGGCCGCCAGCGTCGATTTCTGGGGCAAGTACGTCGGCCTTGACGGCACGACGGTGGGCATGACCACCTTCGGCGCCTCCGGCCCGATCGACAAGCTGTACGAGCACTTCGGCATCACCACCACGGCCGTGGTGGATGCGGTGAAGCGCGTGACCAAGTAA
- the maiA gene encoding maleylacetoacetate isomerase, whose translation MALVLYTYWRSSAAYRVRIALQLKGLAYESRPVHLVNDGGEHLKPAYRELSPQAQLPTLVDGDRTLRQSMAILEYLDETRPDPALLPADAQGRAKVRELMQAVGTDIHPLGNLRVLKAIEAEFGADQAAKEAWSRRWIAHGFGGLEALLAEGDAGTFSYGDSPTLADCCLVPQHYNAVRWGVDLAPYPTIRRVVRACQGLEAFQRAAPEVQPDAPVT comes from the coding sequence ATGGCCCTCGTCCTCTACACGTACTGGCGCTCCAGCGCCGCCTACCGCGTACGCATCGCCCTCCAGCTCAAGGGGTTGGCCTACGAGTCGCGGCCGGTGCACCTCGTCAACGACGGCGGCGAGCACCTGAAGCCGGCCTACCGCGAGTTGTCGCCGCAGGCCCAGCTGCCAACGCTGGTGGACGGCGATCGGACGCTGCGCCAGTCCATGGCGATCCTGGAATATCTGGACGAGACCCGCCCGGACCCGGCCCTTTTGCCGGCGGATGCGCAGGGCAGGGCGAAGGTGCGCGAACTGATGCAGGCGGTGGGTACGGATATCCATCCGCTGGGAAATCTGCGGGTGCTCAAGGCCATCGAAGCGGAGTTCGGCGCGGACCAGGCGGCGAAGGAGGCCTGGTCGCGCCGCTGGATCGCGCACGGCTTCGGCGGGTTGGAGGCCTTGCTGGCCGAGGGCGACGCCGGGACATTCAGTTACGGCGACTCACCGACCCTGGCGGACTGCTGCCTGGTGCCGCAGCACTACAACGCCGTGCGTTGGGGCGTGGATCTGGCGCCGTATCCGACGATTCGCCGGGTGGTGCGAGCTTGTCAGGGGCTGGAGGCCTTTCAGAGGGCGGCGCCTGAGGTGCAGCCGGACGCTCCTGTGACCTGA
- a CDS encoding phosphoglycerate kinase, giving the protein MSVIRMQDLDLKGKRVLIREDLNVPVENGRITSTQRLDASLPTIVAARDAGARVMVISHLGRPKEGAFDEASSLKPVAAWLGEKLGTDVRLVRDYLGGVDVAEGEVVVLENCRMNVGEGKDDEALSKQYAALCDIFVMDAFGTAHRAQASTHGVIRFAPVAAAGPLLAKELDALGKALQNPKKPLLAIVAGSKVSTKLELLQNLVGRVEQLIVGGGIANTFILAAGHKVGKSLVEADLLDTAKKIMADAKARGAEVPVPTDVVVATAFAADAKATVKPVDQVADDEMILDIGPDTAKRYAELIAKAGTVVWNGPVGVFEFDAFGKGTETLARAIAASSAFSIAGGGDTLAAVDKYGIEDGVSYISTGGGAFLEFLEGKELPAVAALEARADAN; this is encoded by the coding sequence GTGTCCGTCATCCGCATGCAAGACCTCGACCTCAAGGGCAAGCGAGTCCTCATCCGCGAAGACCTGAACGTGCCCGTCGAGAACGGCAGGATCACCTCCACCCAGCGCCTGGACGCCTCGCTGCCCACCATCGTGGCCGCGCGCGACGCCGGTGCCCGGGTCATGGTCATCTCGCACCTGGGCCGGCCGAAGGAAGGTGCGTTCGACGAAGCGTCCTCACTCAAGCCGGTCGCCGCGTGGCTCGGCGAGAAGCTCGGCACTGACGTGCGCCTCGTTCGTGACTACCTGGGCGGCGTGGATGTGGCCGAAGGCGAGGTCGTCGTGCTGGAGAACTGCCGCATGAACGTGGGCGAGGGCAAGGACGACGAAGCCCTGTCGAAGCAGTATGCCGCCCTGTGCGACATCTTCGTCATGGATGCCTTCGGCACTGCGCATCGCGCGCAGGCGTCGACCCATGGCGTCATCCGCTTCGCGCCCGTGGCCGCCGCCGGCCCACTGCTGGCCAAAGAACTGGATGCGCTGGGCAAGGCCCTGCAGAACCCAAAGAAGCCGCTGCTGGCCATCGTCGCCGGCTCCAAGGTATCGACCAAGCTCGAGCTGCTGCAAAACTTGGTGGGCCGTGTGGAGCAGCTGATCGTGGGTGGTGGTATCGCCAATACGTTCATCCTGGCCGCAGGGCACAAGGTCGGCAAGTCGCTGGTCGAGGCCGACCTGCTGGATACGGCGAAGAAGATCATGGCCGATGCCAAGGCGCGCGGCGCCGAAGTACCGGTGCCGACCGATGTCGTGGTGGCCACGGCGTTCGCCGCCGACGCCAAGGCCACGGTGAAGCCCGTGGACCAGGTGGCCGACGACGAGATGATCCTCGATATCGGCCCGGACACCGCGAAGCGTTACGCCGAGCTCATCGCCAAGGCCGGCACCGTGGTCTGGAACGGTCCGGTCGGCGTGTTCGAGTTCGACGCCTTCGGCAAGGGTACCGAGACGCTGGCGCGCGCCATCGCCGCGTCCAGCGCGTTCTCCATCGCCGGTGGCGGCGATACCCTCGCCGCCGTCGACAAGTACGGCATCGAAGACGGCGTGTCGTACATCTCGACCGGCGGCGGCGCCTTCCTCGAATTCCTCGAAGGCAAGGAACTGCCGGCCGTGGCCGCCCTCGAGGCGCGGGCGGACGCGAACTGA
- a CDS encoding HAD hydrolase-like protein, translating to MLILFDLDGTLIDSQIGIFAGVRHAMASVGAEAPDDDALRAWIGPPLRVSFGPLLDHDSERVEKAVEAYSQRFHDIGWSEHTVYPGIPELIAALVGAGHRLAVVTSKVRPHAEPIVAHLPFGEAFEQVYAPDPSSAKSEKAEMISAAVLDFGKGVDDVLMIGDRHFDIDGAVANGVRGIGVLWGFGDRAELEEAGAWKIVEKPMDIAALAGAKLAS from the coding sequence ATGCTGATCCTTTTCGACCTGGACGGCACGCTCATCGACTCCCAGATCGGCATCTTCGCCGGCGTTCGCCATGCCATGGCGAGCGTCGGCGCCGAGGCACCGGATGACGATGCGCTGCGCGCCTGGATCGGTCCCCCTCTGCGGGTGAGCTTCGGCCCACTCCTGGACCATGACAGCGAGCGCGTCGAAAAAGCCGTGGAGGCATACTCGCAACGCTTCCACGACATCGGCTGGTCCGAACACACCGTGTATCCGGGCATCCCGGAACTGATCGCCGCCCTGGTCGGCGCCGGCCATCGACTCGCCGTCGTCACCAGCAAGGTGCGTCCACACGCCGAGCCCATCGTCGCCCACCTGCCCTTCGGCGAGGCGTTCGAGCAGGTATACGCACCCGACCCGTCCTCGGCGAAGAGCGAGAAGGCGGAAATGATCAGCGCCGCGGTGCTCGATTTCGGGAAAGGTGTCGACGACGTGCTGATGATCGGCGACCGTCATTTCGATATCGACGGCGCCGTAGCCAACGGCGTACGTGGCATCGGCGTGCTCTGGGGCTTTGGGGATCGTGCGGAGCTGGAAGAAGCCGGGGCGTGGAAAATCGTCGAGAAGCCGATGGATATCGCGGCGCTGGCAGGCGCCAAGCTAGCTAGTTAA
- a CDS encoding YdcH family protein → MFENQQRDDVEKFIHANADTRRLFYRHQELDTKLHDANIGCLPIDDVSLAGLKREKLQAKEKLQRMWDSWQQSPH, encoded by the coding sequence ATGTTCGAAAACCAGCAGCGTGACGACGTCGAGAAGTTCATCCACGCCAACGCGGATACCCGTCGTCTTTTCTATCGCCACCAGGAACTCGATACCAAGTTGCATGACGCCAACATCGGCTGTCTGCCTATCGACGATGTCAGCCTGGCGGGTCTCAAGAGGGAAAAGCTGCAGGCCAAGGAAAAGCTCCAACGAATGTGGGATAGCTGGCAGCAGTCTCCACACTGA
- a CDS encoding transposase, with product MGHITGEGRGQSALFPLSLDDLLPADHACRVIDAFVSGLDLQALGFARSRPAATGRPGYDPGDLLRLYLYGYLQQIRSSRRLETECGRNIELMWLLGRLVPDHKVIAEFRRLHGEAVAGAGATLIQWAKAQALLQGDWVAIDGSKFRAVSSKRSVAARDALARYLGELDAADAAESSAVAAHPEPEAHFMRSPNEGKIPAYNVQTAVEATTGLIVAHEVTTAAGDNRQLLPMATKAREVLGTQTLNIVADAGYSNGEQARACEEQNLVVHVPANRSVNNQGDGTLMDRRAFIYDVDQDVMQCPGGATLVRKQVHRATRSVHYAAPVAACGACALKGQCTTADRRIVTRHRDDDVLDRMHARATPEAMRLRRCTVERPFAELKYRIFGLPRFLLRGTRGAASEMAIAVMAFNLKRLSSLLGRGQFIRQLQPG from the coding sequence ATGGGCCACATCACCGGCGAAGGTCGCGGTCAGAGCGCGCTGTTTCCGTTGAGCCTGGATGATCTGTTGCCGGCGGACCACGCCTGCCGGGTCATCGATGCCTTCGTAAGCGGCCTGGATCTTCAGGCGCTGGGCTTTGCCCGTAGCCGCCCGGCCGCCACGGGGCGGCCGGGATACGATCCCGGCGACCTGCTTCGTCTTTATCTGTACGGCTATCTGCAGCAGATCCGTTCGTCGCGGCGACTGGAGACCGAGTGCGGCCGCAACATCGAGTTGATGTGGTTGCTGGGCCGGTTGGTGCCCGACCACAAGGTCATTGCCGAGTTTCGGCGCCTGCATGGGGAGGCGGTGGCGGGGGCGGGGGCGACCCTGATCCAGTGGGCGAAGGCCCAGGCCTTGTTGCAAGGCGACTGGGTCGCGATCGATGGCTCGAAGTTCCGTGCCGTGAGCAGCAAGCGTAGCGTGGCGGCCCGCGATGCACTGGCCCGATACCTCGGCGAGCTGGATGCAGCGGACGCGGCGGAGTCATCGGCGGTCGCGGCGCATCCGGAGCCAGAAGCGCACTTCATGCGTAGCCCCAACGAGGGCAAGATCCCCGCGTATAACGTGCAAACGGCCGTCGAAGCGACGACGGGCCTGATCGTGGCGCACGAGGTGACCACGGCCGCGGGCGACAACCGCCAACTGCTACCGATGGCGACCAAGGCGCGCGAGGTGCTGGGCACGCAGACGTTGAACATCGTGGCCGACGCCGGCTACTCCAACGGTGAGCAGGCCAGAGCGTGCGAAGAGCAAAACCTGGTGGTGCACGTACCGGCCAATCGCTCGGTCAATAACCAGGGCGATGGCACCTTGATGGACCGTCGCGCCTTCATCTACGACGTCGATCAGGACGTCATGCAATGCCCAGGTGGCGCGACACTGGTCCGCAAACAAGTCCACCGTGCCACTCGCTCAGTCCACTATGCCGCGCCTGTGGCGGCGTGCGGAGCCTGCGCCCTCAAGGGCCAGTGCACGACGGCCGATCGGCGCATCGTGACCCGGCACAGGGACGACGACGTCCTGGACCGCATGCATGCCAGAGCGACGCCGGAAGCGATGCGCCTGCGGCGTTGCACCGTGGAGCGACCGTTTGCGGAACTGAAATACCGGATCTTTGGTTTGCCTCGCTTCCTGCTGCGAGGAACCCGGGGCGCCGCCTCGGAGATGGCCATCGCGGTGATGGCCTTTAATCTGAAGCGCTTAAGCAGCCTGCTGGGGCGCGGCCAGTTCATCCGGCAACTGCAGCCGGGCTAA
- a CDS encoding PilT/PilU family type 4a pilus ATPase produces the protein MDIGYFLKLMVDKGASDMFLTTGAPVNIKVEGKLYPLGNTGLPAGMVKKIAYSLMDEGQVPQFERDLELNMALAVKEAGRFRINVFKQRGEIGMVIRAIKNEIPSLEELQLPTIFRELIMEPRGLILVVGATGSGKSTTLAAMLDHRNNNSSGHILTIEDPIEYLHRHKRSIVNQREVGLDTHSYHEALKNAMREAPDVIMIGEIRDTETMEAAISFSETGHLCLATLHSNNADQTLERILNFFPEAAHKNVLMNLALNLRAVISQRLVIGKDGRRMPATEVLLNTPLIRDMIRRGQIHEVKDAMDRSLQEGMQTFDQSLYRLYKEDKITLEECLNKADSRDGLALKIRLSEGSTGNEFASSDPYGIGV, from the coding sequence GTGGATATCGGTTATTTCCTGAAGCTGATGGTGGACAAGGGCGCGTCGGATATGTTCCTGACGACCGGCGCCCCGGTGAACATCAAGGTGGAAGGCAAGCTCTACCCGTTGGGCAACACCGGCCTGCCTGCCGGCATGGTGAAGAAGATCGCCTACTCGCTGATGGACGAGGGCCAGGTGCCCCAGTTCGAGCGCGACCTGGAACTGAACATGGCCCTGGCCGTGAAGGAAGCCGGGCGTTTCCGCATCAACGTGTTCAAGCAGCGTGGCGAGATCGGCATGGTCATCCGTGCCATCAAGAACGAGATTCCCTCGCTGGAAGAACTGCAGCTGCCCACCATCTTCCGTGAGCTGATCATGGAGCCGCGCGGCCTCATCTTGGTCGTAGGGGCCACGGGCTCGGGCAAGTCCACCACCCTGGCGGCCATGCTCGACCACCGCAACAACAACAGTTCGGGCCACATCCTCACCATCGAGGACCCGATCGAATACCTGCACCGGCACAAGCGCTCCATCGTGAACCAGCGCGAGGTGGGCCTCGACACCCACAGCTACCACGAGGCCCTGAAGAACGCGATGCGCGAGGCGCCGGACGTCATCATGATCGGCGAGATCCGCGATACCGAGACCATGGAGGCGGCTATCTCGTTCTCCGAGACTGGCCACCTCTGCCTCGCCACGCTGCACTCGAACAACGCCGACCAGACCCTGGAGCGCATCCTCAATTTCTTCCCGGAAGCCGCGCACAAGAACGTCCTGATGAACCTGGCCCTGAACCTGCGCGCGGTGATCAGCCAGCGTCTGGTGATCGGCAAGGACGGTCGTCGCATGCCGGCCACCGAGGTGCTGCTCAACACCCCGCTGATCCGCGACATGATCCGCCGCGGGCAGATCCACGAGGTGAAGGACGCCATGGACCGCAGCCTGCAGGAAGGCATGCAGACCTTCGACCAGTCGCTCTATCGCCTCTACAAGGAAGACAAGATCACGCTGGAGGAATGCCTGAACAAGGCGGATTCCCGCGATGGCCTGGCGTTGAAGATCCGCCTGTCCGAGGGATCGACCGGGAACGAGTTCGCTTCCAGCGATCCGTACGGGATTGGGGTTTAA
- a CDS encoding outer membrane protein, producing the protein MKKAALALAVSCVSFAAIPAFAQDSNTAVSGNYQPSQSVGSGNWFIAAQAGRTNGSDNGGFGDGNNGGFNFLKGNKDRRTGYGLLGGYRWKVGPDLGLGLEAGYADLGNYRVKNVFENGQDVDQKGTRNALRGWLVGVNGKINLVQGWYLSAHGGYFRANDNNQNYNNSVSEDLGFSSGGSASRGSWYGGVGTGWDINEHFSVGAAYDYFHADAGKVRNNATGEVSRGIKRSTGIVSLAGEYRF; encoded by the coding sequence ATGAAAAAGGCAGCTCTTGCCCTTGCAGTTTCTTGCGTTTCGTTTGCAGCCATTCCGGCTTTCGCACAGGATTCCAACACCGCCGTCAGCGGCAACTACCAGCCCAGCCAGTCCGTGGGCAGCGGCAACTGGTTCATCGCCGCGCAGGCTGGCCGTACCAACGGCAGCGACAACGGTGGCTTCGGTGACGGCAACAATGGTGGCTTCAACTTCCTCAAGGGGAACAAGGACCGTCGCACGGGCTACGGCCTGCTGGGCGGCTACCGCTGGAAGGTCGGCCCGGATCTGGGTCTCGGCCTTGAAGCCGGTTATGCCGATCTGGGCAACTACCGCGTGAAGAACGTCTTCGAGAACGGCCAGGACGTCGACCAGAAGGGCACGCGCAACGCGCTGCGCGGCTGGTTGGTCGGTGTGAACGGCAAGATCAACCTCGTGCAGGGCTGGTACCTCAGCGCGCACGGCGGTTACTTCCGCGCCAACGACAACAACCAGAACTACAACAACAGCGTCAGCGAAGACCTCGGCTTCTCGAGCGGCGGCAGCGCCTCCCGCGGCAGCTGGTACGGCGGTGTCGGTACCGGTTGGGACATCAACGAGCACTTCAGCGTGGGTGCGGCGTATGACTACTTCCACGCCGACGCAGGCAAGGTGCGTAACAACGCCACGGGTGAAGTCTCTCGCGGTATCAAGCGCTCCACGGGCATCGTTTCGCTTGCCGGTGAATACCGCTTCTAA
- a CDS encoding DUF4398 domain-containing protein, which yields MVHNLPSKTLSKGRRLPALAALGLAVMTIAGCASVPPPDGSMNQALAQLQAARDAGAADYAPVDLDYAQSKFRQAQAAMASRKYDEAAVLADESRADSELARAKARLGAARAQNTTKSKENSRMRVEMIDNHANDTVPIPSNVQESESVLPEPTNTTPPPVGGQTQPLNDPSGSQIQSSNPQGGQ from the coding sequence ATGGTGCACAACTTGCCGTCGAAAACCCTTTCCAAGGGTCGCCGACTCCCTGCCCTGGCCGCTCTCGGCCTGGCAGTCATGACGATCGCCGGCTGTGCCAGTGTTCCTCCGCCCGATGGCTCGATGAATCAGGCCCTGGCCCAGTTGCAGGCCGCCCGGGACGCCGGAGCCGCCGATTACGCGCCGGTGGACCTGGACTACGCGCAGAGCAAGTTCCGTCAGGCGCAGGCGGCCATGGCCAGCCGTAAGTACGACGAGGCGGCGGTGCTCGCCGACGAATCGCGTGCGGACAGCGAACTGGCCCGTGCCAAGGCCCGCCTGGGTGCCGCCCGTGCGCAGAACACGACCAAGAGCAAGGAAAACTCACGCATGCGTGTCGAGATGATCGACAACCATGCCAACGACACGGTGCCCATCCCGTCCAATGTGCAGGAGTCGGAATCGGTGCTGCCCGAGCCCACGAACACCACCCCGCCGCCCGTGGGGGGACAGACCCAGCCGCTGAACGACCCGTCGGGCAGCCAGATCCAGTCGTCCAACCCCCAGGGAGGCCAGTGA